The Sinomonas sp. P10A9 genome contains the following window.
GTCGCTGCATTGCGAGAGGGGCTCCGGTCTGACCGGGGCCCCTTCCCATGTGTGAAGGGTTCCATCTGTGAAGGGTTCTCGACGCCTCGCGCCTCCCCTTGGGTACGCTTGTACGGGAGAGCTCCATGGAATATCGATACCTATCGATGTGTTGTGGCTGCTGACACCGTTATCGTTCGATCGCCCAAAGAAGAGGTATACACCTGTGAGCACTGCTGAGACTGCCGCAGACGTGCGCGACGTCATCGTCGTCGGTTCCGGTCCCGCGGGGTACACCGCAGGCATCTACACAGCACGCGCCAACCTGAATCCGTTGATTATCGCGGGGTCGGTCACTGCCGGCGGTGAGCTCATGAACACCACCGAGGTCGAGAACTACCCGGGATTCCCCTCAGGAGTTCAGGGGCCGGAGCTCATGGACATGTTCGAGCAGCAGGCGTCCAAGTTCGGGGCACAGATCGAATTCGAGGACGTCGAGTCCGTGGAGCTCGACGGCGAGATCAAGTCGGTCACCCTCGCGAGCGGTGAGACCTATAAAGCCCGAGCGATCATTCTTGCCACAGGCTCGGCCTACCGGGAACTCGGTCTCCCCAACGAGAAGCGCCTGTCCGGCCACGGCGTCAGCTGGTGTGCCACCTGTGATGGTTTCTTCTTCAAGGACCAGGACATCGCCGTTATCGGCGGCGGCGACTCCGCAATGGAGGAAGCCCTGTTCCTGACCCGGTTCGCCCGCTCCGTGACGGTCGTCCACCGCCGTGACAGCCTCCGCGCCTCCAAGATCATGGCCGATCGCGCCCTCTCCCACGAGAAGATCAAGTTTGCCTGGAACTCCGAGGTCGCCGACGTCGTCGGTGGTGAGAAGGTCACCGGTCTTCGTCTCCGCAACCTCCTCGACGGCACCGAAACCGAGCTCGCCGTGACGGGTATCTTCGTGGCCATCGGCAACGATCCGCGCACGAGCCTGGTCAAGGGCGTTCTCGAACTCACCGCCGAGGGCACCATCGCCGTTGAAGGACGCTCCTCGAAGACCAGTCTTCCCGGCGTCTTCGCGGCTGGCGACGTTGTTGACCCCACCTACCGTCAGGCCATCACCGCAGCCGGTTCCGGGTGCGTGGCGGCGCTCGACGTCGAACACTATCTGGCCGACGTCGAATCCCGTTCCCTCGCAGCCCAGGCCTAGTTCCTTCCAACAGATCGGATCATCCAGATGAGCAACGCCAAGAACGTCACTGACGCCGAGTTCACCGACGAGGTCCTCATGTCCGAGAAGCCTGTAATCGTGGACTTCTGGGCCGAATGGTGCGGCCCTTGCCGCAAGGTTGGCCCCATCCTCGACGACATCTCCGTCGAGTACGCCGACCGTGTCGATGTGGTCAAGGTCGATGTGGACAACAATCCAAATATCGCGGCTGAGTATGGCATCACCTCCATTCCTGCTGTGTACCTGTTCGAGAAGGGTAGGGTCACCGGAACGGTGATCGGCGCCCGCCCGAAGCAGTACTTCGAGAAGGAGTGGAGCGAGGTTCTCGTCAAGTAGACACTTGGGCGAGTCCCCCCGCGGGGAGGTGCGGCGCATGCCGTGCCTCCCCTTCTTCATGGCCGCGGCTCTACTTGACCCGGCGCTACCTTCGGTCGTGCCCGGCCCCGAGCGCCAGCCTGTTTCACGTGAAACCGGCCACCATTTGAGTTCGCCCTCGGCTCGCTACGCCCGCCGCCAGTCGGAATTTTGGCTTCGCTGACCCTCGGCACACATGTCCTATCAGTTGAACCGCACGGCACCTTCAAGTCTCGATCCACAACGCGGATCGGGTGGTTAGACGGATGGTGACCGCACAGGTTGCAGGAATGCGACGGACAGATAGTTCGGGCACGTGGTGCGCCAATTCCTCCAGGAGCATCCAGCTCCGCGCCGCTAAGGTGGCACGGCGGATGACTTGAAGGGGCTTCAGTGCTCATGGGTTTCCTATACGCCAGCGCACTGGTCGCGCAGCACCAAGTTTCGGCCGCCTCCAGCTGAACTCAAGCCCGCTAGCTTGGTGCAGCGACATCGAAGCGGAGCATGGAAATGACTCGACAAGTCGACTCCGCCGTCTCGATCCAGCCCCTGAATCGCCCCCTCGACCTAGCTGTTCCCTGATTCGGAGGGATGATCTCCACCCCTACTATCGACCAGGGCCTCTTGTTTCACGTGAAACAGCGCTGTCGGTCTCTCATCAGGCTCGGAAGTTGCGCATTCGGCCTTCTGAAAACCGGCCGTACACGAGATCCAGCTGACCAACCCGACATCTCATACGTGGGCCGCTTTCACGGCCGATGACCCGTTGAATCAACTCAAGAGGGTGTATCGGCCGGCGGAGGCAGTAGTCTTCCGTAGTGACTCAACGCTCAGGAAAGAGTGAAGCCAACGACTTTCACTACCACTCCCTCATCTCGCCTGTGGGCCATTGCCAATCTTCTGTCTCGCGCCCGAGCGCGACAAGCGGGACGTTCACATACCCCGTGACTGTCGATCCTGACTAGATTCGCGAACCAGTCCGAGCCCAGACGATAGCGGTCTGCTGAGCACCAAGCTGTTCATCATGACCATCAGGGGCAATCAACGTCCTAGCATTGCCCGATCCGGCTCCTCGAGCAGGTATCGGCCCGACAACTCTTTGGTCGATAGTGCCACTGCGCGACATATCCCTGTCGCGCAACCGACCATCGTCACACGCTCCCCAAGTCTCAAGAAACTAAATACTCAGGTTCAAGATCTCCAGGACTGCGCACTCCAAGTTTCGGCTCCTCCGGGCAAGCGTGCGCCCAGCAATGCCGCGACCATGCCCGATCGCGACGCTCCCATCGTTCCCACCAGCACTCAAGTCGGGATCGCGCCGAGGTAGTCAGGCCCATCAGCGTTCGTGCGCCCAGTGATGGACACACCACAGCTGATGCGCGGAAGCGCCTTGTGGTGACCCTCAGACCGTCAAGTTGCAGGTAATGGTGTCGCGATCGCCTCGGCATCATGGCTTCCCGTAGTCATCGGGAAGCCTTCGATAATCAAGCCACGGGTCCACGAACCACCCATGACGCGTGTGTGTTGATCGTTGCGGTGAGACCTACGAGCGTCGGTAACGAGTCGGACGCGAGCCGCCGACAATCTATCCCAAGTGTCCTGGCGCGCGTGTCCTGCGGGTCATCGGTGTCTCCTGAACGGTCGGAGTCAGAGGATGGTTACAGTGACCATGAGTTCACACGGTAATAGGCGACGCGTTTGGCGTAGCGGGTGGCGAGGTCGGAGCTGCTCAAGGCGGTTAAGGCAGTCGTAGACAACATTTGGTGCGGCAGTCCTCGTGGGGTCGAATGCTAACGGTCGCCCGCCCGACGTCCCTTGCCCTTGGTCACGCGGCAGGGTCCTCCGGTCGGCTCGCTCGCGCCCATGGAGCGGATTCTGCGCCTGCGCGGCGCTACCGAGATCGAGGGGTGAGAGTAGATCTTGCCAGCCAGGACGGCTGCAATCGTGCTATGCGGTCTGCCGGGGCCAAGCCAGAGCCGATGCGTTGGCCGCTACCCGTCTCGCGCAGGGCCTCGGCTGAGGGCGCGTTCCGCGTCCTGAACCGAGTGTCGGATCACTCATCGGTAGCCCCCTCCCGTCGACCGCGAGGTGGATCCTGCAGCTCAGTTCGTGCGGAGAGTTTCGATGCCGTCACTATCCGTTGCGATGGGCTCGACCGCGGGCTGACAGCCCTCTGATTCTAGGTCCAGGCGGCGTGCTGGTGAACCCCGAACGACGGTGGAGTCGATGCTGAAGACCCATTCGGCTTCCCCAACGGCGTCGCCCTTTGACGGCGGGATCAGCCATTCTCCGATGGTCCGTCCAGAGAACACTTCCGCAGTCGCTCGCGCGCGGTCTCCCACGGGCCGTCGGAAAGCTCCCGTCATGGGACCCCGGTGCACAGCATGAATTGGTATCGCTCTTGTCAGGTGCCCGTGATCGCACCAAGGTCCGAGACGGGAGGCGCCGGTTCGCTTCCGCCCCGCGCCCTGTCACTGAACCCGCCTCTGCCAACCACCCGCCGGACCCAACACTGCCCCCAGCACCAGCCCCCATTCACAGGAAACCTTTGCCAGCCGGCGTCGAGAGCGGCGTTGATGTTCTGGCGGAAGACGTTGGCAGGGTCCCACCCGCACTTGTGCGCCGACAGCTGAGCCACTGCGCATCTCTCCAGCCCGCAGGCCACAGCCACCGTTCTGGCCTCACCTCACCGATCTCACTGGCGCCCCCTCTTCAACCAAATGGTTTCACGTGAAACATGAGCGCCTCGCTACCCGCTACCCAGAGGGCCACTCATGGTTTGACATGCCTTCTATCGACTTCACTCCTTCCACAGCGAGAATCCATGGCGCACCGGCTCGATAGCCGCTTGATGGGTTATGGTGCTCGACCATCCGACGCATCATTCAACCCGCGTACCAATCGAAGGCGGAGTCAATCGTCGGGCACACCATCAGCGCAGTCGGGGTCGGGCAGACCCCGTGACGACAGACCATGCCTCGAGCATCCGTTCCTTGGGACAGCCGAGAGGCCTCCCACACAGCCGAACCCATACTCGCGCATATTTGATCTTTCACGTTGGTTAGGTATTCGTCCATCGCTCGCACTCCAGGGAGTGTCGTCACTCGAAGCCGGATATAGGTGGGCAGGAAGGCCTCTCACCTCTAGCCGGAAAGGTGATGCGGTGGTGCCCACTCCCCGCGCAGCCCAGTCGCGCTCCAGGGCTATCCACACTCTTATCCACAGGTTCCATCCAGGGGCTTGCACATCGGAGTGACGGGATGACCGAAGACGAACGGGGACCCTGTGGATAGCGTTTCGGATCACGCTGCCAATAGGTTCTGCTTTGGTGATGGTCCGCAAGGATGATGACAGGGAGCGGGGAGCACCAATGTGTCTGGTTCGCGTGGTGAGGCTACTTGCCAGGGATGCTGGTTGTCAGCGCACTTCGGTAGATATCGACGCTAGAACACCATATTGCAGACGACCCGCGACTCGAAGACTTCGGGTAGTGCGCCATGGCAGCAGAGCACGATGTCAACGCTCCCGGAGGCTACCCTCCGGTCATGGCTAACCTATGGATCGGTCTGCGATGTAGAGCGTGCGACCTCCGCACATTATCGACAGGACTTATCAATACGGTTATCCACAGGGACCCCTCCGCGGCTGCAACGCCAGGGTTCGAAGTTGTCCACAGGTAGCCGAAGGATACCGGCCCTAACTTTTGAGCTCCGACCGCTGGTCCATGTCGGTTCATTTGGAACCAAGTCTCAGATTCGTCTTCCGGAGTCTCGAACAACTCGGCGACGCCAAGTTCAGGTCCACCGTGCGTTCAGTCTCCTGGCTCGTCAGTCCTCCCGTCGGCCGTCGCCATCTGAGACTGAAGAGCGGTCATCGGGCGGGTCCGAATCCAAGGTAGACGCGGAACTGCGTCATGCGAGAAGGCGTTGACTGCGGCAAACCCATGCCGGGGCGAAGACGAGACAACGCTCGAGGAGGTGCGGAGGTGGCGTCAGCTGGACACGCTAAGTCGTAGGCCGCACCCGTCACCTTCCGCAAGCTACGCGCCAGCTTCGGCAGGCCATTACGACAAGCTCAATGTGAAAGCCGCGCGCGGAAGGCCCCCGCTCACCTCCCACTGAGAGCAAGGCCAGATGGTCCATGGATGTTTCACGTGAAACAACCGCCCTAACCACTGCAGACACCTTGGCCCCCGTGCGTATATCCCTCTGCCCCAACGATCGCAGCCCGCTGGTCATCGGTGCCAGATGGATACGAGCAAAGAGAAGAAGCAATCCCAGCATCCGCTGCAACACGGCATCACGGCTCCGATCGGGGGCAAATCCGGTGATGCCATTCCAGCCGACCCATGGGAGCGCGCGCTCACGGCCATCAATGCCCGCCCTTCACTTCCATCCGGTTCCTGGAATGCCACTGAGCCACATGCAGTGTGGGAGATTCGGATCACCAACCAAGAGACTCACACGACCTCAACCATGTCCGGTCTGAGACGACCCCCGCTCAATGTGCCTCTAGGCCCGCCAGTCCCCTCTGCCTGCACCAAGGTCAGGTGTCAGTCGCGCTCCCTCGTCTTGCGCGTACTCCCCGTGCGAGCCAACCCGAACATCTTGGCGGCTCCCGGGACGCGGACGCAACTGAGCCAAGACGCGTAGCTAGCTGAGCCACCACGTTCTCCTCCAGATGCATCGCGGGAGTTCCGGGGTGCCGCCCGACAAGGAAAGGCTTCAGTTGAGATGGCTGGCAACAGGCCCGCTCAAAGTCGTCATCGGGTCGAACTCATAGCGATCCCCCCGTTGCCCCGCGCGAGGGAGTGCCGCAGACCCCCACACCGGAAAGCCAGATCGTCGAGTTCGATGGGCGCTCCACATTCCGTCGGGTCGGTGCTCGCCGCGGCGTCATCGCCATTGAATCCGGTCCGCTACTCGCACCTGCCCACAGCTTGGTCGAATCTAGACCGATCACTGAGTAAGCCGCGAAAGACCGGCGAGGCTCTGCGTGCACCTCACACCCCGCGTCTCCCGCCGGCATGCGCCAGCCAGCCCAAGCAACCCGGCGAGGACTGATGGTCAAGCCGGCAAAGACTCTGGATTCGCGCTCGTTAGTCCCCTAAGTCCTCTGTCCAGCTATACCGAACCCCAACTACAGCGACGATCATCTGCAAGCTGCCGCCATGCGGCACCGAGGGAACGTCCGCAGCCATGAGCCGGTGTCCGGTTAGCCGGCAGACGGCTATCACACACCTCCGTCGCGTAGTCAGTTGGAAATCGCGGCTGCTCACTACCGCGAAGGAGACCCATTCCGTGGAGTCGGCATTGAAGAACCTCGAAATCTGCCTCCAAGACGAGCTGGTTGTTCGTGTGAATCGCTGGGCGCGGCTAGGTCGCGGTGTGCTCAGACAGATAGTGCACTGAGACGGGCTGCAAGCTCGCGCAGCGGCGCACTCATCTTCTGCTGTTCAAAGAACAACTGCCTTCAGCGAAGGATGGCCGGCCAGGTCTCGGACGACGACAGGAACATGCGCCGCTCCGCATTCCGGAAGATCATTGGAGCATCGCCATCGACCGTCTCCTCTACGCATCGAGGCCCCAAGGATCACCCAGATTTGATGAGCCACACTCACCGTAGCCATTCACATCGCTCGGGCTGAAACTCCTCGTGCCACCCACACCGGAACCGTCCGTCTCGTCCTGACCCGGATGTTCTGCCACAAACGGTCCACAGCACCACATGATTCAAGACATACCTTGGCGACACCGGTCCGTCGAAGGCCCGCGCCGCGACCCAGCAGCTCGTGTCTACCGATCTCGATTGGTATATGTGGACTAGAAAGCCCCGTCGTAACCGAGTCACACATCAGGCTCAGCGGACGTAGCTTCCCCGACGACTGTGTACCTAGCGGACAAGCCGATCGCCGCCCACGCATAAGCGATCGAAGGTTAGTTGAGAGACGAAATCGGGCTCTGAACTCGGCGATCCACTTCGCTCGACACTCCCTCGGTCCAGTCCGGTTCGTCCTGGTGTTTCACGTGAAACAGATGATTCCGCCGAATCCTCTCTCTTACTCCCCAGACCGCGATCCAGACCGCGATTACTCCAGATTGCGATCCGTCGTCCGCGACAGCACCAACGTCGGCCCGCGTCATCGGCCGAACAGACTACCGAGCATGACGCCTCCCAAGTTGAGCACGGACTGACGATCCCACCGAACTGAGTCGGGAAGCCAGCTTCCCCAAAGGCCTCGCCCGGAGAACGGCAAATGACCCTCGCCCCCTCGTCGGCCGGACAATGGGGCATACGCACTCAACACTCACGGATCCACGGCGTAGTAACAGAGAGCGAACGAGAGAAATCACCCGCGGACTAAGAAACCGACGAAGCCACCGACGAGGGCGCTTCTGAACTATCCACCAATGTCCAGCAAGACAGCAAAGCGGGGGTCCGTTTCACGTGAAACGGACCCCCACTTGCGAGCATTGAGAACTACGAGACTTCGTCGTGCGAAGGAATGCTATTCCTCTTCGGGGCTGATAAGCGTCATGATCCGGTTGAGATCCTCAACCGAAGCGAACTCGATGCTGACCTTGCCCTTCCTCGCGCCAAGAGTGATCTTCACATTGGTGTCGAGTCGATCCGAAAGAGAGGAGGCCAGGAAGTCGAGTCGTTCGTGCCGCGCGTTGTTGCGCGTCGAAGCTCGTCGAGCCTCCTGCGGCTCCTGATAGAGCGCCACGGCTTCCTCGGTTGCTCGAACCGAAAGTCCCTCTGACACAATCTTCTGTGCCATGCGCTCAATCGAAACATCGTCTGGAAGCGACAACAAGGCGCGGGCGTGGCCCGCCGAGAGGACCCCCGCCGCAACCCGACGCTGAACCAACGGAGGAAGCCGAAGCAGGCGAATCGTATTGGACACTTGAGGCCGCGACCTGCCGATCCGGTCCGCAAGCTCCTCATGGGTGGTCCCAAAGTCCTCGAGAAGCTGCTGGTACGCAGCGGCTTCTTCGAGCGGATTCAGCTGACTCCGGTGAAGGTTCTCAAGAAGGGCATCACGCAGCAGAGCATCATCGCCAGTGTCGCGGATAATGGCCGGAATGGCCTCCAGCCCGGCTTCCTTCGCGGCACGCCATCGCCGCTCACCCATGACCAGCTCAAATGATTCACTACCCGATTCGGTTGATTTCCGAACCACGATGGGCTGGAGGATCCCG
Protein-coding sequences here:
- the trxB gene encoding thioredoxin-disulfide reductase, which gives rise to MSTAETAADVRDVIVVGSGPAGYTAGIYTARANLNPLIIAGSVTAGGELMNTTEVENYPGFPSGVQGPELMDMFEQQASKFGAQIEFEDVESVELDGEIKSVTLASGETYKARAIILATGSAYRELGLPNEKRLSGHGVSWCATCDGFFFKDQDIAVIGGGDSAMEEALFLTRFARSVTVVHRRDSLRASKIMADRALSHEKIKFAWNSEVADVVGGEKVTGLRLRNLLDGTETELAVTGIFVAIGNDPRTSLVKGVLELTAEGTIAVEGRSSKTSLPGVFAAGDVVDPTYRQAITAAGSGCVAALDVEHYLADVESRSLAAQA
- a CDS encoding ParB/RepB/Spo0J family partition protein, with product MSEKRRGLGRGLGALIPSAPPAASGSTAPARPVDLFFPDSGRRTEDESEETTRTDQSSAEGVPAEKPVVAGQKEESHGAQTPVTASPEADEPSVDGGKRPPVRSTRSKAKQRDTDDLDLVEVPGAQFAELPVEKIHPNRKQPRSVFNEEEMAELVHSVREIGILQPIVVRKSTESGSESFELVMGERRWRAAKEAGLEAIPAIIRDTGDDALLRDALLENLHRSQLNPLEEAAAYQQLLEDFGTTHEELADRIGRSRPQVSNTIRLLRLPPLVQRRVAAGVLSAGHARALLSLPDDVSIERMAQKIVSEGLSVRATEEAVALYQEPQEARRASTRNNARHERLDFLASSLSDRLDTNVKITLGARKGKVSIEFASVEDLNRIMTLISPEEE
- the trxA gene encoding thioredoxin; translated protein: MSNAKNVTDAEFTDEVLMSEKPVIVDFWAEWCGPCRKVGPILDDISVEYADRVDVVKVDVDNNPNIAAEYGITSIPAVYLFEKGRVTGTVIGARPKQYFEKEWSEVLVK